A single Xenopus laevis strain J_2021 chromosome 3S, Xenopus_laevis_v10.1, whole genome shotgun sequence DNA region contains:
- the selenos.S gene encoding selenoprotein S S homeolog (UGA stop codon recoded as selenocysteine) translates to MELGNQPGQGNRPEIELEWYQYLQNTVGEALSNYGWYILLGCIVIYFLIQKLSANFTRAVASTRTTVTDPDEIVRRQEAVAAARMRMQVELNAQAELYKQKQVQLQEEKRRRNIETWDRMQEGKSSKVGCRLVQDASPRTSTSSSAPKPKPESRPLRDSGYNPLTGGGGGTCAWRPGRRGPSSGGSUG, encoded by the exons ATGGAACTGGGTAACCAGCCGGGCCAGGGGAATCGACCCGAAATAGAACTGGAGTGGTACCAGTATCTTcagaatacag TGGGTGAAGCTCTGTCAAACTATGGTTGGTACATCTTACTTGGCTGCATCGTTATATATTTCTTGATTCAGAAGTTGTCGGCGAACTTCACACGAGCTGTCGCGTCTACTCGCACAACTGTGACAG ACCCTGATGAGATTGTCAGAAGACAAGAAGCAGTGGCAGCTGCCCGGATGCGAATGCAGGTGGAGCTCAATGCTCAGGCTGAATTATACAAACAGAAGCAGGTTCAG TTACAAGAGGAAAAGCGGCGGCGAAACATAGAGACCTGGGATCGTATGCAAGAAGGGAAGAGTTCCAAGGTGGGCTGCCGCCTTGTCCAG GATGCATCTCCTAGAACCTCCACTTCATCATCTGCCCCAAAACCCAAGCCAGAGAGCAGACCATTGCGTGACAGTG GATACAATCCTCTGACTGGAGGTGGAGGTGGTACATGTGCCTGGCGACCAGGCCGAAGAGGCCCTTCTTCAGGAGGTTCATGAGGTTAA